From the Lactuca sativa chloroplast, complete genome genome, the window TGAGTGTTGACTAAAAAACTTATTTGATTGAATTGACTTGTTCAATATCGACGATTGAATATAAATAGGCTATTATTAGTTCGAGTAAGCCGCTATGGTGAAATCGGTAGACACGCTGCTCTTAGGAAGCAGTGCTAGAGCATCTCGGTTCGAGTCCGAGTAGCGGCATGACATATTCTAAAAGATATCCAATAGATCCTATAATAAAAATAAATTAAATTCCCGATTTCTAATTCTTAATTAATATTAATTTAGGGGATTCCCTCCCTTTTTTTTTCATTTTTATGATATTTTCAACTTTAGAGCATATATTCACTCATATTTCCTTTTCAATTGTTTCAATTGTAATTATAATTCATTTGATAACCTTATTGGGCAATGAAATCATAAAACCATATGATTCGTCAGAAAAGGGGATGATAGTTACTTTTTTATGTCTAACAGGATTATTAATCACTCGTTGGATTTATTCGGGCCATTTCCCACTAAGTGATTTATATGAATCATTAATTTTTCTTTCATGGAGTTTCTCCCTTATTCATATAGTCCCTTATTTCAAAATAAGAAAAAATTATTTAACCGAAATAACTGCCTCAAGTACTATTTTTACCCAGGGCTTTGCTACTTCGGGTCTTTTAACTGAAATACGTAAACCCACAATATTAGTACCTGCTCTACAATCGGAGTGGTTAATAATGCATGTAAGTATGATGATATTGAGCTATGCGGCTCTTCTTTGTGGATCCTTATTATCAGTAGCACTTCTAGTCATTACATTTAGAAAGATTTTTTATAGTTATAAAAGTAATAATTTCTTAAAATTAAATGAGTCTTTTTCATTTGGTGAAATCCAATACAAG encodes:
- the ccsA gene encoding cytochrome c biogenesis protein, whose translation is MIFSTLEHIFTHISFSIVSIVIIIHLITLLGNEIIKPYDSSEKGMIVTFLCLTGLLITRWIYSGHFPLSDLYESLIFLSWSFSLIHIVPYFKIRKNYLTEITASSTIFTQGFATSGLLTEIRKPTILVPALQSEWLIMHVSMMILSYAALLCGSLLSVALLVITFRKIFYSYKSNNFLKLNESFSFGEIQYKNERNNILKKNYFLSAKNYYKAQLIQQLDYWSYRVISLGFIFLTIGILSGAVWANEAWGSYWSWDPKETWAFITWIVFAIYLHIRTNKNFQGANSAIVATLGFLIIWICYFGVNLLGIGLHSYGSFTLTSS